One genomic segment of Candidatus Poribacteria bacterium includes these proteins:
- a CDS encoding insulinase family protein produces the protein MDTTRTPEVNLRPGEQLHGFEVKSVTPIHELRAVNIELTHQHSGARLLHLYTNDTENLFSINFPTPPSDDTGVPHILEHAVLAGSHKFPVKEPFFEMIKMSMATFINAMTSADFTCYPVSSNVKKDLFNLAEVYFDAVFHPLLTENTFKREGHHLAPVDPGDPTGDLKITGIVYNEMKGAFSDPEARLYRSMICQLLPDTLYAYESGGDPDAIPDLTYEQLKGFHETYYHPSNGYFVLYGDIPTNDYLAFLAAKLDRIPQNAASTALRPLRPEVTHQPKWDAPRIVTDTYPVGADEPLTEKTYLMLSWIIGDATNPEEVVLGRILSLILLGNEAAPLRKAIIDSKLGADIVFSGASSIGPAATFYIALKGSEADRVEAFTQLVNDTLTQIADSEIDSEKVEAAFQQATYHYQEVASMFPLRMLYRVIEGWIYEKDPDTFLKMGESLTDVREQWLENPSIFNQLIRERFIENPHRLTNILSPDQDMQAKTDAKLVERMKETRAQLTDEEVQRIAADAAELERLNGVPNSPEALANLPQLQVSDLPEKPKHIPTTVENIGGQVLLRSDVFANGVNYLVLNFDLQGLPEHLWTYLPRYTDAIGKLGAADMNYEEMAQRTSAVTGGIGCSPGFSTYALDPNRFMQSMSFHLKALDGKTDAALDVLHDLLFAVNPRDTERLRDVMVQAVAEYQTEMIHDGSSTAIHHASRGLSSNAHLAEIIYGLPQLRNSETFLNNFDELNTELMGHIERIRDFLLARERVTVSFTGSDPAFDTTRTKLSEWLDAMRDEPVTAEPIAFQQFETPPREGLAGPIQIAHCAHVMPAPHYSHPDSTLLTIGAHLIRLDYILSEIRFKGNAYGARFSYSPYEAVLCQSSFRDPHVARTINVFEQTVDYVKQVEWTQTDIDRAIIATAKDGERPIRPSFAAREALSQHLVGQTREMREERYAQLRRATPAEVKRALLQLLEENQDKAAVCAVSSREKLEAANNELAQPLVIEDILS, from the coding sequence TTGGACACGACTCGGACACCAGAGGTAAATTTACGCCCTGGCGAACAACTTCACGGCTTTGAGGTAAAATCCGTCACACCTATTCATGAATTGCGAGCAGTAAACATTGAACTAACACATCAGCATAGTGGGGCACGCCTGTTACATCTCTATACAAACGACACGGAAAATCTTTTCTCGATTAATTTCCCCACCCCGCCATCGGATGATACTGGCGTACCGCATATCCTTGAGCACGCGGTTTTGGCAGGCTCGCACAAATTTCCGGTTAAAGAACCCTTTTTTGAAATGATTAAGATGAGCATGGCGACATTTATTAACGCCATGACGAGTGCTGATTTTACCTGCTATCCGGTATCAAGCAACGTCAAAAAGGATCTCTTCAACTTAGCGGAAGTTTACTTTGACGCGGTTTTCCATCCACTATTGACTGAAAATACCTTCAAGCGCGAAGGACATCACCTTGCACCCGTCGATCCAGGGGATCCAACCGGCGATTTAAAGATAACGGGTATCGTCTATAACGAGATGAAAGGTGCATTCTCAGATCCTGAGGCTCGGTTATATAGATCAATGATTTGCCAACTCCTTCCCGATACGCTTTACGCCTACGAATCGGGCGGTGATCCAGATGCCATCCCAGATTTGACTTATGAGCAGCTCAAAGGGTTCCATGAAACCTATTATCATCCGAGCAACGGTTATTTTGTCCTCTACGGCGATATTCCAACGAACGATTATCTTGCTTTCCTCGCTGCTAAGTTGGATAGGATCCCCCAAAACGCTGCAAGTACTGCGCTACGTCCATTGCGACCAGAAGTCACACACCAACCGAAATGGGATGCTCCACGGATTGTAACGGATACCTACCCTGTTGGGGCGGATGAACCGCTTACAGAAAAGACGTATCTCATGCTCAGTTGGATCATCGGAGATGCGACTAACCCAGAAGAGGTTGTCTTGGGTCGAATATTGAGTCTCATTCTGCTTGGCAATGAAGCTGCACCTCTCCGTAAGGCAATTATTGATTCCAAACTCGGTGCCGACATCGTTTTTTCTGGTGCCAGTTCTATTGGACCCGCAGCCACTTTTTACATCGCACTCAAGGGGAGTGAAGCGGATCGCGTTGAAGCGTTTACGCAGCTGGTCAACGACACCCTGACACAGATTGCGGATTCAGAGATTGATAGCGAAAAGGTAGAAGCAGCATTTCAACAAGCGACTTATCACTATCAAGAAGTCGCATCAATGTTCCCGCTCCGTATGCTCTACCGTGTTATCGAAGGCTGGATATATGAAAAAGATCCTGACACCTTCCTGAAGATGGGAGAAAGCCTCACTGATGTCCGTGAGCAGTGGCTGGAAAATCCATCAATTTTCAACCAATTGATCCGAGAAAGATTTATTGAGAACCCGCATCGCCTGACGAATATCCTATCTCCTGATCAGGATATGCAGGCGAAAACGGATGCCAAACTCGTTGAACGGATGAAAGAGACGCGGGCGCAGTTGACGGATGAGGAAGTCCAGCGAATTGCCGCTGATGCCGCTGAACTTGAACGTCTTAATGGCGTACCGAATTCACCGGAAGCACTCGCGAATCTGCCACAACTCCAAGTCAGCGACCTCCCTGAAAAACCGAAACATATTCCCACAACGGTTGAAAATATCGGTGGACAGGTTCTGCTCCGTAGTGATGTTTTTGCCAACGGCGTTAATTACCTTGTGCTGAACTTCGATTTGCAGGGGTTGCCGGAGCATCTCTGGACATATCTACCCAGATATACCGATGCTATTGGTAAACTGGGTGCTGCTGATATGAATTACGAGGAGATGGCACAACGAACATCAGCGGTCACCGGTGGGATTGGATGCTCACCCGGATTTTCTACATACGCGCTCGATCCGAATCGTTTCATGCAGAGCATGTCCTTTCACCTTAAAGCACTCGATGGTAAAACGGACGCTGCGTTGGATGTCCTGCACGATCTACTTTTCGCTGTGAATCCACGCGACACGGAACGCCTTCGGGACGTGATGGTTCAAGCTGTTGCAGAATACCAGACAGAGATGATCCACGACGGTTCAAGTACCGCAATTCATCACGCTTCGCGCGGACTCTCATCGAATGCACATCTCGCTGAGATCATCTATGGTCTGCCCCAACTCCGCAATAGTGAAACCTTCCTCAACAATTTTGACGAACTTAACACCGAACTTATGGGTCATATAGAACGGATTCGCGATTTTCTGTTAGCACGTGAACGGGTGACCGTCAGCTTCACCGGTTCCGATCCTGCTTTTGACACAACGCGAACTAAGCTCAGTGAATGGCTTGACGCGATGCGGGACGAACCTGTTACTGCAGAGCCAATAGCGTTCCAGCAGTTTGAGACACCACCGAGAGAGGGATTAGCCGGTCCCATTCAGATTGCACATTGTGCACACGTAATGCCGGCACCGCACTATTCCCATCCGGATTCGACGCTGCTGACGATCGGTGCACATCTCATTCGACTGGATTACATACTGAGTGAAATCCGCTTTAAAGGCAACGCTTATGGTGCGAGGTTCAGCTATAGCCCTTATGAGGCAGTCCTGTGTCAATCCTCGTTTCGCGACCCACACGTCGCACGCACGATCAATGTCTTTGAGCAAACCGTTGACTATGTTAAACAGGTGGAATGGACACAGACAGACATAGACCGCGCGATTATCGCTACGGCAAAAGATGGTGAAAGACCGATCCGTCCAAGTTTCGCAGCAAGAGAGGCACTGAGTCAACATCTCGTTGGTCAGACGCGCGAGATGCGAGAGGAACGCTACGCACAACTCCGACGTGCCACCCCTGCTGAGGTGAAACGCGCATTGCTTCAACTCTTGGAGGAGAATCAAGATAAAGCCGCGGTGTGCGCCGTTTCAAGTCGTGAGAAACTGGAAGCTGCGAACAACGAATTGGCGCAACCTCTCGTCATTGAAGATATTTTAAGTTAA
- a CDS encoding peroxidase: protein MRAQFTDAQIAQIVTDFHKADIDETTKAILEFAVKVTKAAATVTPADLEHLRSYGLTDEALFAIVEVVGFFSYINRVADAFGVKLDDFLELRRDFNESNG from the coding sequence TTGCGGGCACAATTCACAGATGCGCAAATTGCACAGATTGTAACGGATTTTCACAAGGCTGATATTGACGAGACCACAAAAGCGATCCTTGAATTTGCTGTTAAAGTAACAAAAGCAGCAGCGACTGTTACACCAGCAGACCTTGAACATCTCCGCAGCTACGGACTCACCGACGAGGCACTCTTCGCTATTGTAGAGGTCGTTGGTTTTTTCAGTTACATCAATCGGGTAGCGGATGCGTTCGGTGTTAAATTGGACGATTTTTTGGAACTCAGGAGGGATTTTAATGAATCTAACGGATAA
- a CDS encoding peroxidase, which translates to MAWIRTVDEAEATGIVKEEYDAATARAGQVYNIVKLLSVRPKSMRPFIELYIAIMFDEDSPLSRMQREMIATVVSKVNECHY; encoded by the coding sequence ATGGCATGGATTCGCACTGTAGATGAAGCCGAAGCAACCGGCATCGTGAAAGAGGAATACGACGCTGCAACTGCCCGGGCAGGACAAGTTTACAATATCGTCAAACTTCTCAGCGTACGACCAAAAAGCATGCGCCCGTTCATTGAACTCTACATAGCGATAATGTTTGACGAGGACTCGCCGCTGAGTCGAATGCAACGGGAAATGATCGCCACTGTTGTCTCGAAAGTGAACGAATGCCACTACTGA
- a CDS encoding SDR family NAD(P)-dependent oxidoreductase, giving the protein MNLTDKIAIVTGAGQGIGKAIALRLANAGANVAIMDLNMEAAETVAQEIESTGRKALPVQADVSVFTDVNAAVEKVISTFGRVDILVNNAGIAGRTLPLTDLEEADWDSVIGVNLTGVFLCCKAVIAPMIAQDYGRIVNIASIAGKEGNPTLIPYSVSKAGVICLTKALAKEVTDYNIRVNAVSPAVIETPILEGMAQSTIDYMVGKIPLGRVGKPEEVAAVVNFLASDEASFVTGQCYDVSGGRATY; this is encoded by the coding sequence ATGAATCTAACGGATAAAATTGCGATTGTGACAGGCGCAGGACAAGGTATCGGTAAAGCAATTGCCCTCAGACTGGCAAACGCAGGCGCGAATGTCGCTATCATGGATTTAAACATGGAGGCAGCCGAAACGGTCGCGCAGGAGATTGAATCTACTGGGCGCAAAGCACTGCCCGTTCAGGCAGATGTTTCCGTATTCACCGATGTCAACGCTGCTGTCGAAAAGGTTATTTCCACCTTTGGTCGTGTTGACATTCTCGTCAACAATGCGGGGATTGCAGGACGCACACTTCCATTGACGGACTTAGAAGAGGCGGATTGGGACAGCGTGATAGGTGTGAACCTGACAGGTGTTTTTCTCTGCTGTAAAGCAGTGATTGCTCCAATGATCGCACAGGACTACGGCAGGATTGTGAACATCGCCTCGATCGCTGGCAAGGAGGGTAATCCGACGCTCATCCCATATTCCGTTTCTAAAGCAGGGGTCATCTGTCTAACGAAGGCACTCGCTAAGGAGGTAACGGACTACAACATCCGCGTGAATGCGGTGTCTCCAGCTGTCATCGAAACACCGATATTGGAAGGTATGGCACAATCAACCATCGATTATATGGTGGGTAAGATTCCGTTGGGACGCGTTGGAAAACCGGAGGAAGTCGCCGCTGTGGTGAATTTCTTAGCATCGGACGAGGCAAGTTTTGTAACAGGACAGTGCTACGATGTCAGCGGCGGAAGAGCAACGTATTAG
- a CDS encoding PQQ-binding-like beta-propeller repeat protein — MKRIAILTICIFALAAVVVLASQPVGFEKNWHHWRGPHATGAAVDANPPTTWSETENIRWKIAIPGTGHAAPIIWEDKIFIQTAIEVKANESEGDDNPFGGFFGGNKEPLYKFDLLAINRSDGSILWQKTLREIQPHEGTHGDATYASNSPVTDGEYIYAYFGSRGLYCVDMMGNVKWEKDIGTMYKRNTFGEGSSPALYGDILVILQDHEGDSFITALNKRTGDVLWKTNRNERTTWSSPLVVEHDGKAQVITTGTNRVRSYDLETGKLLWDGDGLTANSIPSPVAAEGFVYLMSGFRGSEFKAVYLAKANGDITDSGAIAWEYNRDTPYVPSPLLYKDAIYFLKENRGILSAFNIKTGEAHYGPKRLQGVSGVYASIVGAGDRVYIAGRNGVVNVLQHGPEFSIIAENTLDDSFNASPAIVGSELYLRGGQYLYCIAE; from the coding sequence ATGAAAAGAATTGCAATTTTGACGATTTGTATCTTTGCTTTAGCAGCGGTTGTGGTGCTTGCCTCACAGCCAGTCGGTTTTGAGAAAAACTGGCATCATTGGCGCGGACCGCATGCTACGGGTGCCGCTGTCGATGCTAACCCTCCGACGACATGGAGTGAAACCGAAAACATCCGTTGGAAAATCGCTATCCCCGGGACCGGACATGCTGCACCAATTATCTGGGAGGACAAAATCTTCATCCAGACGGCTATTGAGGTTAAGGCAAACGAGTCTGAGGGGGATGATAATCCATTCGGCGGCTTCTTCGGAGGAAATAAGGAGCCACTGTATAAATTTGACCTTCTCGCCATCAATCGGAGCGATGGAAGTATTCTTTGGCAGAAGACGCTTCGAGAAATACAACCGCATGAAGGAACGCACGGGGATGCCACTTACGCTTCAAACTCGCCGGTCACTGATGGTGAGTACATCTACGCCTATTTCGGTTCACGCGGACTCTACTGTGTGGATATGATGGGCAATGTGAAGTGGGAAAAAGACATCGGCACAATGTATAAAAGGAACACTTTCGGCGAAGGAAGTTCGCCTGCCCTCTACGGTGATATACTCGTTATTTTACAGGACCACGAAGGAGATTCCTTCATCACCGCTCTCAATAAGCGGACAGGGGATGTCCTATGGAAGACCAACCGCAACGAAAGAACGACTTGGTCTTCGCCTCTTGTTGTGGAGCACGATGGAAAAGCACAAGTGATTACGACAGGTACGAATCGTGTTCGCAGTTACGATTTGGAGACGGGAAAACTGTTATGGGATGGCGATGGTTTGACTGCTAACAGTATCCCTTCACCTGTTGCTGCTGAAGGGTTTGTTTATCTTATGAGTGGTTTTCGTGGTAGCGAGTTTAAGGCAGTTTACCTTGCTAAGGCAAATGGTGATATTACCGATTCTGGCGCAATTGCCTGGGAATATAATCGGGATACACCGTACGTACCATCACCCCTCCTCTATAAGGATGCAATCTATTTCTTGAAAGAGAACAGAGGCATCCTCTCCGCGTTCAATATCAAAACGGGAGAAGCACACTATGGACCTAAGCGGTTACAAGGCGTTTCGGGTGTCTATGCGTCTATTGTTGGAGCAGGGGATCGCGTCTACATCGCTGGGCGGAACGGTGTCGTCAATGTTCTCCAGCACGGTCCTGAATTTAGCATCATAGCGGAAAACACACTGGATGATAGTTTCAACGCATCACCAGCGATTGTCGGTTCAGAATTATATCTCCGTGGCGGTCAGTATCTCTACTGCATTGCGGAGTAA